From Paenibacillus sp. V4I7, one genomic window encodes:
- the ptsP gene encoding phosphoenolpyruvate--protein phosphotransferase produces the protein MTERVLQGLGVSAGIRTGRAFVYAPVRLTDVEKKKTQDVDAEVERLREAKSACQAELQVLIEKAQRTLGEEKAVILKGQISFLQDPTFYPPMEKLIVGEQRTAESAIHQVVTQIAALFESMKNEYMRERAADVRDVGNRMFAQLCERKGTQLSDIGEPVILVADDLTPSDTVQLDKNLVLGFVTRIGGKTSHTAILANSLGIAAILGLGDGIDQIQHGDELLIDGSTGNCILNPSAPTKESYHVLIQRDEAEKAELLAYVERNAVTKDGFRVELAANIGTVEESASLLNQGAEAVGLYRTEFLFMGQSQMPDEETQYKAYRAVTEAMKGRPVVIRTLDIGGDKELPYLDLPKEMNPFLGYRAIRLCLDRKELLITQLRAVLRAGVHGDVKIMFPMISGMEEWRQAKEIYKQAREQLSQEGIPYADSIELGIMIEIPSAALLASRFAKEVDFFSIGTNDLVQYTVAVDRMNEKVAYLYDYFHPAVIRLIKMVIDASDDVGKWTGMCGSMAGDPIAAPLLLGLGLHEWSMAASSLSKVKKVITDLNRSDCEALVERILEMDTAAEVREALLAFKP, from the coding sequence ATGACGGAGAGAGTACTGCAAGGGCTTGGGGTTTCCGCCGGCATTCGCACAGGCAGAGCATTCGTGTACGCCCCAGTGCGACTAACGGATGTAGAGAAAAAGAAAACCCAAGATGTCGATGCCGAGGTTGAACGGCTTCGGGAAGCCAAATCTGCTTGCCAGGCTGAACTGCAAGTTCTGATTGAGAAGGCGCAGCGTACGCTTGGGGAAGAAAAGGCTGTGATTCTGAAAGGGCAGATCAGCTTTCTGCAAGATCCAACCTTTTATCCACCCATGGAGAAATTAATCGTGGGCGAGCAGAGGACAGCGGAAAGCGCGATTCATCAAGTGGTCACGCAGATTGCTGCTTTGTTCGAAAGTATGAAGAATGAATATATGCGGGAACGCGCGGCAGATGTCCGCGATGTAGGAAACAGGATGTTCGCTCAGCTATGTGAACGCAAAGGAACACAACTGTCCGATATCGGGGAGCCTGTTATTCTCGTAGCTGATGATCTGACACCTTCCGATACAGTTCAATTGGACAAAAATTTGGTACTCGGCTTTGTCACTCGTATAGGTGGAAAGACTTCCCACACCGCTATTTTGGCCAATTCATTAGGAATCGCAGCGATCCTAGGATTAGGGGATGGGATTGATCAGATTCAGCATGGAGATGAGCTTCTTATTGATGGCTCGACCGGAAACTGTATCTTAAACCCATCGGCCCCAACCAAAGAATCCTACCACGTTCTCATACAGCGTGATGAAGCCGAGAAGGCTGAGCTGCTGGCGTATGTGGAACGAAATGCTGTCACAAAGGACGGCTTCCGTGTCGAATTGGCTGCAAACATCGGTACAGTGGAAGAATCGGCAAGCCTGCTGAACCAAGGGGCTGAAGCGGTAGGACTGTATCGTACAGAGTTTTTATTTATGGGACAATCTCAAATGCCAGACGAGGAAACCCAATATAAGGCTTACCGGGCCGTGACAGAAGCAATGAAAGGACGTCCTGTTGTTATTCGTACACTCGATATTGGCGGCGATAAGGAGCTTCCTTATCTGGATTTGCCGAAGGAGATGAATCCCTTTCTTGGCTACCGAGCCATTCGACTTTGTCTGGACCGTAAGGAGCTGCTTATTACCCAGCTTCGTGCGGTTTTGCGAGCAGGAGTTCACGGTGATGTGAAAATCATGTTTCCGATGATTTCGGGCATGGAAGAATGGCGTCAGGCGAAAGAAATCTATAAGCAGGCTCGCGAACAGCTCAGCCAAGAAGGAATCCCTTATGCGGATTCAATAGAATTGGGGATTATGATTGAAATTCCGTCAGCGGCCTTGCTTGCTTCCAGATTTGCTAAAGAAGTGGACTTCTTCAGTATCGGGACGAACGATCTTGTGCAGTACACGGTTGCTGTCGATCGTATGAATGAGAAGGTAGCTTATTTATACGATTATTTCCACCCCGCCGTCATTCGACTGATCAAGATGGTCATCGATGCTTCTGACGATGTAGGCAAATGGACCGGCATGTGCGGCAGTATGGCCGGTGACCCGATTGCTGCACCGCTTTTGCTCGGCTTAGGTCTGCATGAATGGAGCATGGCGGCTTCATCGCTTTCCAAGGTGAAGAAAGTGATTACGGATTTGAATCGCAGCGATTGCGAGGCGCTAGTTGAAAGGATTTTGGAGATGGACACGGCGGCCGAGGTTAGAGAAGCATTGCTGGCGTTTAAGCCATAA
- a CDS encoding S-layer homology domain-containing protein: MKSTKLTMIATAAMAFSLFTSATLSHTASAAAKTSADFTDLAGSDAALKAKIDAMIAAGIFEGVSDSTFGITQNMTRAQFAKVATLIYNITVDPTVKVSSFSDVNANDAANGWAIPYIEAAKKAGLIDGVTDTTFVPGDSVTTAQLDTVLLKGLGKKISMTGSPWYADAVKQATELGIHPTNKSGDQSANRADLVLSSYTAQQAFGNQTRISITKTQASSSDNKKVQVTFNKKVDASKATLTLKNGTTVVPTTTEWASDGQSVTLTTTIALAAGDYTVTLGGLDASTVQTATGSFSVTAPSTGNVSIVGTYTLASVLDSGLTDAATGSNGLVDKAKAEDPTQSKLAKEIEIKVTSASGDPIAIPGVVQSVHSSDSSIAKVALTSDHHAYVLGNKPGTADISVLVQIGNGDAKQLHVTVTVKSDAITAKEIKAGQTSIEKTVTGGVYSFDAFTEMDLSITDNYGIKYKSADIKGYNFALGTLFITNDIKGDAAGTVAVDAAGKVTVTGNVTSFELTAVTSTGEKATSYVTLNR; the protein is encoded by the coding sequence ATGAAATCCACTAAACTCACGATGATCGCGACGGCCGCAATGGCTTTCTCCTTATTTACTTCGGCTACACTTTCTCACACTGCTTCCGCTGCAGCCAAAACAAGTGCTGATTTTACAGATTTGGCCGGTAGTGATGCCGCGCTTAAAGCTAAGATTGATGCGATGATTGCAGCTGGTATTTTTGAAGGTGTCTCGGACAGCACATTTGGCATTACGCAAAATATGACCCGTGCTCAATTTGCTAAAGTAGCTACATTGATTTATAACATCACCGTTGATCCTACTGTTAAGGTGTCCAGTTTCTCAGATGTTAATGCCAATGATGCAGCAAATGGCTGGGCTATCCCTTATATTGAAGCAGCCAAAAAAGCAGGCCTCATAGACGGTGTTACAGATACTACTTTCGTTCCCGGCGATTCTGTAACGACAGCTCAGCTGGATACCGTACTGCTTAAAGGTTTAGGCAAAAAGATTTCCATGACAGGCTCACCTTGGTACGCAGATGCTGTGAAACAAGCAACCGAGCTTGGTATTCACCCTACTAATAAATCTGGCGACCAGTCTGCTAATCGCGCTGACCTTGTTTTAAGCTCCTACACAGCTCAGCAAGCTTTCGGGAACCAAACACGCATATCGATTACAAAAACGCAAGCCTCTTCTTCCGACAATAAGAAGGTTCAAGTTACTTTCAATAAAAAAGTGGATGCCAGCAAAGCAACACTCACTTTGAAAAATGGCACAACTGTCGTACCTACGACAACTGAATGGGCTAGTGATGGTCAATCAGTAACATTAACGACTACTATTGCGCTCGCAGCAGGCGATTACACGGTTACGCTCGGTGGACTCGATGCTTCTACTGTTCAAACTGCAACCGGGAGCTTTAGCGTTACAGCTCCTAGCACAGGGAACGTTTCGATTGTCGGCACCTACACATTAGCAAGTGTGCTCGATAGCGGTCTAACAGATGCAGCAACAGGATCAAACGGTCTCGTTGACAAAGCAAAAGCTGAAGACCCAACACAAAGTAAATTAGCTAAAGAAATTGAAATTAAGGTGACATCGGCAAGTGGAGATCCCATTGCTATCCCTGGGGTTGTTCAATCCGTTCATTCCTCTGATTCTAGCATTGCTAAAGTTGCTCTTACCTCAGACCATCATGCATACGTTCTTGGCAACAAGCCGGGAACTGCAGACATCAGTGTCCTTGTTCAAATTGGAAATGGCGACGCAAAGCAATTACACGTTACTGTCACGGTTAAAAGCGACGCGATCACTGCCAAGGAAATAAAAGCAGGACAAACTTCCATCGAGAAGACGGTAACAGGTGGCGTCTACTCCTTCGATGCTTTTACGGAAATGGATCTTTCCATCACAGATAACTACGGCATTAAGTACAAAAGTGCGGACATTAAAGGCTACAATTTCGCACTAGGCACCCTTTTCATCACGAATGATATTAAGGGGGATGCTGCAGGTACCGTAGCAGTTGACGCGGCCGGAAAAGTTACTGTGACTGGTAATGTGACTTCTTTCGAATTAACAGCAGTAACTTCAACAGGTGAAAAAGCAACAAGCTACGTGACGCTTAATCGATAG
- a CDS encoding helix-turn-helix transcriptional regulator — protein MCTNPNIVEVASLIGEPSRITILLNLLGGKSLPASELARFARITPQTASSHLSKMVEGGLLVHESYGRHKYYRLASAEVAYALEALQTIASPKPIRSLRESDQLRALRYARTCYDHIAGQIGVALTDRLLELGLLQEAGKDFILSPAGKQRLERFGVEVEEDRKRRRHYARQCLDWSERRHHISGTLGAALTRRLFELHWIERLPDSRAVRITPEGLLGLRDEFGVVL, from the coding sequence ATGTGTACAAATCCAAATATTGTGGAAGTGGCTTCACTGATAGGCGAACCATCACGTATCACGATTCTGCTGAATCTTCTCGGCGGCAAGTCGCTGCCCGCAAGCGAACTCGCGCGATTCGCGCGCATTACGCCTCAGACAGCAAGTTCCCACCTATCGAAGATGGTGGAAGGCGGTCTGCTCGTCCATGAGTCGTATGGACGGCACAAGTACTACCGGCTGGCAAGCGCCGAGGTGGCCTACGCCCTGGAGGCGCTGCAAACGATCGCCTCCCCGAAGCCGATTCGCTCACTCCGCGAATCGGATCAACTAAGGGCGCTTCGATATGCGCGCACCTGCTATGATCACATAGCCGGCCAGATTGGCGTAGCCCTAACGGACCGGCTTCTTGAGTTAGGCCTGCTGCAGGAGGCAGGCAAGGATTTCATCCTCAGCCCAGCGGGTAAGCAGCGGCTGGAGCGATTCGGCGTCGAGGTCGAGGAAGACCGCAAACGCAGGCGCCATTATGCGCGGCAATGCCTCGACTGGAGCGAGCGCCGCCATCATATCTCGGGTACGCTTGGCGCTGCGCTCACACGCCGGCTGTTCGAACTTCACTGGATTGAACGGCTGCCCGATAGTCGGGCTGTGCGCATCACCCCTGAAGGTCTGTTAGGACTTCGCGATGAATTCGGTGTCGTGCTGTGA
- a CDS encoding DeoR/GlpR family DNA-binding transcription regulator, which produces MLFEEERQQKIADYVQVKERASVQELAQHYQVSESTVRRDLKILEEEGKLRRTHGGAVAFVSDNSEPTFVEKEDRYRLQKELIAKEAASMVREGDSIILDSGTTTYYLAKELKTFKKLTVVTNSVAVAQELSANTGIDLILTGGTLRHETLAMVGPLAEKALESVHVDKAFVAINGLDPVIGLTTPNMLEASTKRAFFRSTKQVILLMDHSKYGRVSFAKVAALSEIDQLLTDDGISDNALKELDTAGVTVTVVQTGGRKS; this is translated from the coding sequence ATGCTGTTTGAGGAAGAACGTCAGCAGAAGATCGCCGATTATGTTCAAGTAAAAGAGCGTGCGTCCGTTCAAGAGCTGGCTCAGCATTATCAGGTGTCTGAATCAACGGTCCGCAGAGATCTGAAGATCCTTGAGGAAGAAGGCAAGCTTCGCCGTACGCATGGAGGAGCTGTAGCTTTTGTCAGTGACAATTCAGAGCCTACGTTTGTGGAAAAAGAAGATCGCTATCGTTTACAAAAGGAGCTGATAGCCAAAGAAGCCGCTTCTATGGTTCGAGAAGGCGATTCCATCATACTCGATTCGGGAACTACAACTTATTATTTGGCTAAGGAATTGAAAACATTCAAAAAGCTTACAGTAGTAACCAATTCCGTTGCGGTAGCTCAAGAATTATCTGCCAACACAGGAATCGATTTGATTCTTACGGGCGGCACCTTACGTCATGAAACGTTGGCGATGGTAGGTCCGTTAGCTGAGAAAGCGCTGGAATCCGTACATGTCGATAAAGCCTTCGTGGCTATCAATGGTCTAGACCCTGTCATTGGATTGACAACGCCGAATATGTTGGAGGCTTCGACCAAACGGGCTTTTTTCCGTTCAACCAAGCAAGTGATTTTACTCATGGACCACAGCAAATACGGTAGAGTATCTTTTGCTAAGGTTGCGGCATTGTCCGAGATTGACCAACTGTTGACGGATGACGGTATATCGGACAACGCGCTGAAAGAGCTTGATACGGCTGGGGTTACCGTTACCGTCGTACAGACGGGTGGGAGGAAGTCATGA
- a CDS encoding PTS fructose transporter subunit IIC, with protein sequence MKKILAVTACPTGVAHTYMAAESLAKAAREKGITIKVETRGAVGVENEFTEQEIAEAHAIIVAADTDVLESRFIGKPVVKVPVAQAIKNPAGLLDEALNKEAASADDYLKQVEQSKSQRSASRTGAYKHLMTGVSNMLPLVVAGGLLIALSFIFGIEAFKEQGTFAAALMDIGGGAAFALMVPILAGFIAFSIAEKPGLAPGLVGGMLASKMGAGFLGGIIAGFLAGYVAKLLKDYIKMPKNFEGLKPILIIPLLATGITGLLMIYVIGEPVKAIMDGLTVWLKSLGSTNAVLLGLLLGAMMAFDMGGPVNKAAYTFAVGLLASSVYGPMAAVMAAGMTPPLGLWLATILAPKKFTKEERDAGKAASVLGISFITEGAIPFAAGDPFRVIPSIMVGSALTGALSMLFGATLRAPHGGIFVLPIPNAVGQLAMYALAIVAGTLVTAIMLNILKKPVRD encoded by the coding sequence ATGAAAAAGATTCTTGCTGTTACTGCTTGTCCAACCGGTGTTGCACATACGTACATGGCTGCTGAATCCTTAGCAAAAGCTGCTAGAGAAAAGGGTATTACGATTAAAGTAGAAACCAGAGGAGCTGTCGGCGTAGAGAATGAGTTTACCGAGCAGGAGATTGCCGAAGCTCATGCCATTATCGTAGCTGCGGATACGGATGTGTTAGAATCCCGTTTTATTGGTAAGCCGGTTGTTAAAGTCCCTGTGGCGCAGGCAATCAAAAATCCAGCAGGCCTTCTCGATGAAGCGTTGAACAAAGAAGCGGCTTCTGCGGATGATTATCTAAAGCAAGTAGAGCAGTCGAAATCTCAGCGAAGCGCTTCACGAACAGGCGCGTATAAGCATTTGATGACTGGTGTTTCAAACATGCTTCCTTTGGTTGTTGCTGGCGGATTGCTCATTGCACTCTCTTTCATTTTCGGAATTGAGGCATTTAAAGAACAGGGTACATTTGCCGCAGCTTTAATGGACATTGGCGGCGGAGCAGCTTTTGCGCTAATGGTACCGATCTTGGCGGGATTCATCGCCTTCTCCATTGCGGAAAAGCCGGGCTTGGCGCCAGGTCTTGTTGGTGGGATGCTCGCATCAAAAATGGGAGCAGGTTTCCTTGGCGGAATCATTGCCGGATTTCTCGCGGGTTATGTCGCGAAGCTGTTGAAAGATTATATCAAGATGCCTAAGAATTTTGAAGGCTTGAAACCTATTCTAATCATTCCTTTATTGGCTACTGGAATTACTGGACTTTTAATGATATATGTCATTGGCGAACCCGTAAAAGCAATTATGGATGGTTTGACGGTATGGCTCAAATCGCTCGGATCCACGAATGCCGTATTGCTAGGTCTTCTGCTGGGAGCGATGATGGCCTTCGATATGGGCGGCCCTGTGAATAAAGCGGCATATACGTTCGCGGTGGGTTTGTTGGCCAGCAGTGTATACGGTCCGATGGCAGCAGTGATGGCTGCTGGTATGACACCTCCGCTTGGTTTGTGGTTGGCAACAATACTGGCTCCGAAGAAATTTACGAAGGAAGAGCGAGATGCCGGTAAAGCGGCTTCTGTTCTGGGAATTTCATTTATCACGGAAGGTGCCATTCCGTTTGCCGCAGGCGATCCGTTCCGCGTGATCCCTTCGATCATGGTTGGCTCTGCTTTAACAGGCGCTTTATCCATGCTGTTCGGCGCTACGTTGCGCGCTCCTCATGGAGGGATCTTCGTCCTGCCGATCCCGAATGCCGTCGGCCAACTGGCTATGTATGCTCTAGCTATCGTAGCAGGAACGCTTGTTACAGCCATCATGCTGAATATATTGAAGAAGCCTGTAAGAGACTAA
- a CDS encoding DMT family transporter, producing MNRYLFGLIVVVTTSLMGSSFAIGKMGLTYFSPLLLVGCRFTLAGLIMALFVRKRPRPGDLRDWGKIMSVGLFQTAGVMGCIFLSLRTITAGESSILTFTNPLLVIVLGTLFLGAKYRISQWIGVMIGCAGVFITLGVHMQLQTGTLLGMGSAVSWAISTLLVKKWGASFDVWVLTSYQMLFGGLLLLVMSLTMETPKLILGVSAVLILLWLAIMASIVQFASWFFLLKQGDPGKTSAFLFLAPFFGVVSGWLLLGEVIEWFVYVGGSLILIGIFFVNWTFSARTRRKAKVTSS from the coding sequence ATGAATCGCTATTTATTTGGATTAATAGTTGTTGTCACAACATCACTGATGGGATCTTCCTTTGCAATCGGTAAAATGGGTTTGACGTATTTCTCACCTCTTCTGTTGGTTGGCTGTCGCTTTACGCTTGCGGGACTAATTATGGCTCTGTTTGTGAGAAAAAGGCCGCGTCCAGGTGATCTTCGAGACTGGGGCAAAATCATGAGCGTGGGGCTGTTTCAAACAGCTGGCGTCATGGGCTGCATTTTTCTAAGCTTACGCACGATTACCGCTGGGGAGTCATCGATTTTGACTTTCACCAATCCACTGCTCGTCATCGTGCTGGGAACGCTGTTTCTAGGCGCAAAATACCGAATTTCCCAATGGATTGGAGTCATGATCGGCTGTGCTGGCGTGTTTATCACGCTAGGTGTTCACATGCAGTTGCAAACGGGTACGCTGCTTGGGATGGGATCTGCGGTTTCGTGGGCTATCTCCACACTGCTCGTTAAGAAATGGGGAGCCAGTTTCGATGTGTGGGTCCTTACCTCTTACCAAATGCTGTTCGGCGGTCTCCTTCTCCTTGTTATGAGTCTGACCATGGAAACTCCGAAGCTAATCCTAGGAGTATCTGCCGTGTTGATTCTATTATGGCTTGCAATCATGGCCTCTATCGTGCAATTCGCTTCATGGTTCTTCTTATTGAAACAAGGGGATCCTGGTAAAACGAGCGCCTTCTTATTCCTCGCCCCGTTCTTCGGGGTTGTATCAGGATGGCTGCTGCTTGGAGAAGTCATAGAATGGTTCGTATATGTAGGGGGATCACTCATCCTGATCGGTATTTTTTTCGTGAATTGGACGTTTTCAGCCCGAACTCGGAGAAAAGCGAAAGTGACCTCATCATAA
- the pfkB gene encoding 1-phosphofructokinase — protein MKPVLTITLNPALDKTVTVEDFVLGGLNRIKEWRMDAGGKGINVAKVLKNFSLEVAAWGLCAGRQGNVLTDTLSSLGIPNWFVQAKGETRTNLKLYVEQTRETTELNEPGFTVDDDVLSQFLDHFRTEVRHVSLVALGGSLPKGIPSDFYKTLIQIANEAGVRTVLDADGEPFVHGIEAVPYAIKPNIHELESFFGESFRTDEEIIDAARRLIVKGIAYVAVSLGGEGSILVTETEAIRAKPAPINPLSTVGAGDSMVAALIYCMLHGMSLEEAARWSSTAGTVTALKPGTQVCTLAEVEQKLGSVNIWSIPKTINSN, from the coding sequence ATGAAGCCTGTCTTGACGATTACATTGAATCCAGCCTTGGACAAGACAGTAACGGTGGAAGATTTTGTTCTTGGCGGATTGAACAGAATTAAAGAATGGCGAATGGATGCTGGAGGAAAGGGTATCAATGTTGCCAAAGTACTGAAGAATTTTTCCCTTGAGGTGGCGGCTTGGGGCTTGTGTGCAGGGCGCCAGGGGAATGTGCTAACGGATACACTTTCGAGTCTAGGTATTCCGAATTGGTTTGTTCAAGCGAAGGGTGAAACGAGAACGAACCTGAAGTTGTATGTGGAACAAACCAGGGAAACAACGGAGTTGAATGAGCCAGGATTCACTGTAGATGATGACGTTTTAAGTCAATTTCTTGATCATTTCAGAACCGAGGTTCGTCATGTTTCGTTGGTTGCCCTGGGGGGGAGCTTGCCAAAGGGAATACCGAGTGATTTCTATAAGACACTTATTCAGATTGCGAATGAGGCAGGTGTTCGGACCGTATTGGATGCCGATGGCGAGCCTTTCGTCCATGGTATTGAGGCTGTTCCCTACGCGATCAAGCCGAATATTCATGAGCTGGAGTCGTTCTTCGGAGAGTCCTTCCGGACGGATGAAGAGATTATCGATGCGGCAAGAAGATTAATCGTTAAAGGAATTGCTTACGTGGCCGTTTCTTTAGGTGGAGAGGGATCGATTCTTGTAACGGAGACGGAGGCGATTCGCGCTAAGCCTGCTCCAATTAATCCGCTAAGTACAGTGGGGGCAGGGGACTCTATGGTAGCCGCGCTCATTTATTGCATGCTGCATGGCATGTCGCTGGAAGAAGCCGCGAGGTGGAGCTCAACGGCAGGAACTGTTACGGCTTTGAAACCAGGAACACAGGTTTGTACACTTGCTGAAGTGGAACAAAAACTAGGCAGTGTGAACATATGGTCTATACCAAAAACAATAAATTCGAATTGA
- a CDS encoding energy-coupling factor transporter transmembrane protein EcfT produces MQITFTYRETWLHRVNPGVKLILSILLFIVVVFTHNLNAMMYLTLGALVPLFLFSGHPMKRLLLYASPFLLIFLSSSTGMMMFGSGETLWYQLGFIRITEESFYRGIHLGFRGLQVAAVGLLFSLTTRPVALFYAMMQQWRVAPKYAYSFLAAMRMLPLMLEEFQTLRYALKVRGKKKRNPITGWYTTLRMYAIPLLAQSIRRAHRTAVAMEAKRFSAQKKRTYYYVSSYSMLDVYYIFYWTMLVILAGWLGKVWPFLNAADVR; encoded by the coding sequence ATGCAAATAACATTCACGTATCGTGAAACCTGGCTGCACCGGGTGAATCCGGGTGTGAAGCTTATCCTGTCCATCCTTCTGTTTATTGTTGTCGTGTTCACGCATAATCTGAATGCCATGATGTATTTGACCTTGGGCGCACTGGTGCCGCTATTCTTGTTCTCAGGCCATCCAATGAAGCGCCTGCTGTTGTATGCTTCACCGTTCCTGCTTATCTTCCTATCCTCTTCCACGGGGATGATGATGTTCGGCAGCGGAGAAACGCTGTGGTACCAGCTGGGCTTCATCCGAATCACCGAAGAAAGCTTCTATCGCGGCATCCATCTGGGCTTTCGAGGCCTTCAGGTTGCCGCGGTCGGGCTGCTGTTCAGCTTGACCACACGGCCGGTTGCGCTGTTCTATGCCATGATGCAGCAGTGGAGAGTCGCGCCGAAATACGCCTACAGCTTCCTCGCTGCGATGCGCATGCTGCCGCTCATGCTCGAAGAGTTCCAAACTCTTCGCTATGCGCTGAAGGTGCGGGGGAAGAAGAAGCGTAATCCCATCACCGGTTGGTATACGACGCTGCGGATGTATGCCATTCCGCTGCTTGCTCAGAGTATTCGCCGCGCTCACCGGACGGCTGTGGCAATGGAAGCGAAACGTTTTTCAGCGCAAAAAAAACGAACTTATTATTACGTATCTTCCTATTCGATGTTAGATGTTTACTATATCTTTTATTGGACTATGCTAGTCATTCTAGCTGGTTGGCTGGGGAAGGTATGGCCATTCTTAAATGCAGCGGACGTCCGATAA
- a CDS encoding HPr family phosphocarrier protein, whose product MITKELTIRNDSGFHIRPAQLFTEKAGSFQSTVKLEYKSEPDITIIDGKSILGLMTLGLEKGSVITLTTEGPDEQAALDALAELVESGFGEA is encoded by the coding sequence ATGATTACGAAAGAACTTACAATCCGGAACGATTCCGGCTTTCATATTCGCCCTGCCCAACTGTTTACGGAAAAAGCGGGATCATTTCAATCAACTGTAAAGCTTGAATATAAGAGTGAACCTGATATCACGATCATAGACGGGAAAAGTATTCTAGGTCTTATGACGCTTGGGTTGGAGAAGGGTTCGGTCATTACCCTGACAACAGAAGGACCGGATGAACAAGCGGCATTGGATGCTTTGGCTGAATTGGTGGAAAGCGGCTTTGGAGAAGCATAA
- a CDS encoding PTS sugar transporter subunit IIA, producing MNIKELLNEQSILIPLEAASKEECMKSMIDGLAAAGCITDKAAYLEAVLKREETGSTGIGFGVAIPHGKSNGVSKPGVAFAKLTGPLDWKSLDDQPVRIVFMIAVPEAAAGNEHLQILIALSRKLINEEFRESLLKVTEAQQLITILETI from the coding sequence ATGAATATTAAAGAATTGCTGAATGAGCAAAGCATTTTAATTCCATTGGAAGCAGCAAGCAAAGAAGAATGTATGAAATCCATGATCGACGGACTTGCAGCCGCTGGCTGTATTACGGATAAAGCAGCATACCTGGAGGCGGTTTTGAAACGGGAAGAGACCGGTTCGACAGGTATAGGCTTTGGGGTCGCTATTCCTCACGGGAAGTCGAACGGAGTCAGCAAGCCGGGTGTTGCTTTTGCCAAGTTGACTGGGCCTCTTGATTGGAAATCGCTGGATGACCAGCCTGTTAGGATCGTCTTCATGATCGCTGTGCCGGAGGCGGCCGCAGGCAATGAGCATCTCCAAATTCTGATCGCGCTCTCCCGTAAGCTGATTAACGAGGAGTTCCGTGAAAGCTTGTTGAAAGTGACTGAAGCGCAGCAATTAATAACGATTTTAGAAACCATTTAA